From Novosphingobium sp. MMS21-SN21R, the proteins below share one genomic window:
- a CDS encoding alpha/beta hydrolase → MTQGQNDGSYTVPARNIPVPEHVSPVARMYLVPRPGSPAYPPLDDKAGWLAYVNATDQAVLPLLRQISAGATAQATTRAAGTAKVFEVVPQGLSADDRTVVLEMHGGALILCGGELCELMAMGSAARLQRRIWSVDYRMPPEHPYPAALDDCMAAYRALLEVRQPHEIIVSGGSAGGNLAAALILRAKDEGLPMPAGLILGTPEIDLTESGDTFHTLDGVDPGLASLMAVNLLYANGADLKHPYLSPLFGDLSAFPPVILTSGTRDLYLSNTVRMHRALRAAGVQAELHLTEAGPHTGFPGGPEGAAIDTEIRSFIARCTSAA, encoded by the coding sequence TTGACACAAGGGCAGAATGACGGAAGCTACACGGTTCCGGCGCGTAACATCCCCGTTCCGGAGCATGTCAGCCCGGTTGCGCGCATGTACCTTGTGCCAAGGCCGGGATCGCCTGCGTACCCGCCATTGGACGACAAGGCCGGGTGGCTGGCCTATGTCAATGCAACAGATCAGGCGGTGCTGCCACTGTTGCGCCAGATTTCAGCGGGCGCAACGGCGCAGGCCACGACGCGTGCAGCAGGCACGGCCAAGGTGTTCGAGGTTGTGCCGCAAGGCCTTTCCGCCGATGACCGCACTGTCGTTCTGGAAATGCATGGCGGCGCATTGATCCTGTGCGGAGGAGAGCTTTGCGAGTTGATGGCGATGGGATCGGCGGCGCGGTTGCAGCGCAGGATCTGGTCGGTTGATTACCGGATGCCGCCAGAACATCCCTATCCTGCGGCGCTGGACGATTGCATGGCTGCTTATCGGGCGCTTCTGGAAGTGCGCCAGCCGCATGAAATCATCGTCAGCGGCGGTTCGGCCGGTGGCAACCTTGCGGCGGCATTGATACTGCGCGCCAAGGATGAAGGTTTGCCGATGCCGGCAGGTCTGATCCTGGGGACACCGGAAATCGACCTGACGGAGTCCGGGGACACGTTCCACACATTGGACGGTGTCGATCCGGGGTTGGCCAGCCTGATGGCGGTGAACCTGCTTTATGCCAATGGCGCAGACCTCAAGCATCCCTATCTTTCGCCGCTGTTTGGCGATCTGTCGGCCTTCCCGCCAGTGATCCTGACATCGGGCACCCGCGATCTCTATCTGTCCAACACGGTGCGCATGCACCGGGCGCTGCGGGCTGCAGGAGTGCAGGCTGAACTGCACCTAACCGAGGCTGGGCCGCACACAGGGTTTCCCGGCGGGCCGGAAGGTGCCGCAATCGACACGGAAATACGCAGTTTCATCGCCCGATGCACCAGCGCCGCGTGA